Below is a genomic region from Castanea sativa cultivar Marrone di Chiusa Pesio chromosome 2, ASM4071231v1.
GGCAATTCAGTAGCTTCTCGAGATCCTCTATGTTAATACAATCATCCAGAGAACAAGTGGAGAAATTATGTCCAAGCCCAGATGTATTGCAAAGATCTCCCCACTCTTCTAAGATTTCAGATACATCAAATGGTGATGCTGCTTCGATAGTTCCATTATGAACAAGTCCAGATGTATTTCCCAGATCTCCCAACTCATCAATAATTGCAGATACATCAAAAGGAAATGCAGCGTCAGCAGTTCCATTATGATTAAGTCCAGATTTATAGCCTAGATCTCCCAACTCTTCAATAATTTCAGAAACATCAAAAGGAAATGCTGCATCAGAAGTTTCGTTATGACTAAACCCAGATGTATTTCCCAGATCTCCCAACTCTTCAATAATTTCAGAGACATCAAAAAGAAATGCGGCTTCAGCAGTTTCCTTATGACTAAGTCCAGATGTATTGCCCAGATCTCCCAACTCTTCAATAATTTCAGATACATCAAAAGGAAATGCTGCTTCAATAGCTCCGTTACGACTGACATTCTGCAAATTTGTAAAATTCTACATTAGAAAAGATTAAAACTTCAAAGAACATTTGCTAGCAAAGCTTcagaaaaaaatgttaaatgcaatcATAGTAAAGGGAACTCAGCAGCTTCAGCCTcccaaattatattataaattaaggTGAAGCCGTTTAATTCAACAACTTTTCATTCATAAATGATATAATCAACTTTCAGGGGGTAAAGTACACCTTCTCTCCAATTGACAAatgttttaaaatgtaaattcaattttatatggAAAATAGCACATCAAAAGGATAGAGGATCAATTAAAGGAATTCTTGCATCAGAAGCTCTTTTTCTGGAAATACAAGTTCAGAACCTTGATAACCATTATTTGTTTATTCACAAGCAACACTCTCTTTATTGTTCAAAAATACAAGTGGGGAACAAGCAAATATGGGAATGGAAAAGATATGAAGCTTGATATAAAAAGGTCAGTAGAGATTTCAAAAGCTCACCATAAATCCACAAGGTCTCTGTGGCAGTGGATCAGACAGATCTGACAAAGATATGAGCTGAGCAGCACCGCAAGAATTGCTAGGAAACAGCTCTGCATCAGTATAATCATTGTATCCAGCATAGAGGCCGTTACTTGGAACATGATGAGATTCACCAGCTTCAGGAGCAAAATTCAGAGGCTTCTCGAGATCACTCATGTAAAGACAATTGTCCGGAGAACCAGTGGACAAATCATATCCATCTTCACTTTGTCCAGCTGTGTAGCCCAAATCTCCCAAGTCTGAGTAAATAGTAGATTCCTCGACAGGGAATTCAAAATCCAAACCAGAGTTACTTGATTCCATAACTTTGATTCCCAGTATCCAATTTCCTCACGAGGAGTGAAGAATAATAATTCGTAATCTGCTGTACCTTAATCAACAATTAGCCAATCCCTTTTCCCAACAAAACAATGCAATGCAATGAGAATGACACAGTAACAAAAGAAATCAGTCAAGTCCAATGCCGAAACAATATCTTCCAAGAACACCACAGCCTCCCCCGGTTCAAGAAGCTAAAATTGCACCAAATGATTGATGCATGCTTGCTCTTGAGATAAACTAAAGGCATTTGGTGCAGAATATAAACCTGAAATTTAGCCACACAATGTTAATAAACAGCCCCATaaatttaacaacaaaaataaaaaccccaaacagaaaataataaggggaaaaaaaaatcaaaaatcatcAACTGATCAACTGATCATATCTTAGTAAAGAAACCCCCCTGAATAATCTATTTACATTAAAAGGAtataatattaaacaaaacccaaaacccaggTAAAGTGAAAATTGAAACAACTAATAGATGTTTGACTAAATCAAAACAGACCCagataattttttgataaataaaacaGACCCAGatagttttttaataaataaaagagaccCATTTAATATTAACACGAAAGAGGAAAATAAACCAGAGAATTAGTAATAGAACTAACCCAAATCGCCCACAATAAGAACCATATAGAATGAAAAGCAACAAAATTTCCCTTTTATTTGGCAAATTAAAGCAAACCCAGATAATAAAACGATCAAGGCTACCCTAATTTTGATCGCATAAACACAACAAGCGTAAAAACCCTAAATTTGAAATTCAGATATATcatcaagcaaaaaaaaaaaaagagtgaaagaaaCCTACCTGAACAGAACTGAAGCgagaggcagagagagagagagagagagacaccgagactttttttttttttttttagtttgaaaaaGGAGCGACAGACAGTGACTGGGTTTTGAGAGAAGGGTTACCGTTATATAGTAGGACGACAATGTGCGTTTTTAATTAcgcgtttttattttttatttttaattgtactttcccccttaattaattaattatgggTTAAAATAAATTAGTAATATATACAAATTGTCCCTTATCTTTAGAAAATTaggttaaattgaattttttttaaacgtaTATTCTGTTTCTCAAATTAAGATGCTCAAACCCACTTTCAGTAGTTAAAATTacacaaatattaattttaatttgagttcaaatggatcaaatttaaaaataaaataaatgaaaaaggattttttttttttcattcccttttttttctctactgCAATATATATGGTATCAAATGAGTCAAATCCCCAGGCTAAGGCGGCTCCCTATGATAAATTGGTTTTTGAGTTGGCAATCAAAAGAACTGGGAGAGTTGATTGGCAAACTTGGCCCCATCACCATCAATATCATTCAAAGGAATACACTACCTTATCCACCACATCACTAACCCTATGGTTCGTTTGGATTGAGAGAGGTAAAATAGAGTATAGTAGATTTTAgtacaaaattagcttatttttaaccGATTTTACCCTACTCTCCTTCACTTCCTCTCCTCCCCCTCCATCCAATCAGGCCACTAATGTCCCTTTTCTATCTAACAACACATATTTGTGATTTCAAGTGTTTTTATCCCCTCGTCACTTCTTTTGGGAcaccgggggggggggggggggtggcaATTGaggaaaacaaatattttacatgaaATAAACTAACTGAGCGTTTGGATAGCTGAAAAAGCATCctgtgttttgcattttttttttgtacaatgcctattgcactgttcatggtcCATGAACAATGCATTTAGGCTTATAAACAATAACTTCTTtgtgaacaataattttttaattatttttagcaaaataatcaGTATCCAAACAGATTCCAACACTAAAGgcacaattttttattgatgatcttgataaatttttttgaattttcacggTCTGATGGGTATTACAATATGAATAATGcacaattttttagaaaaaaaaaaatctgtaacattttttaatttaaccgAATTTACTAAGGATAAGGGAAATCTGTATATTACTAATTAAGTAGGGAGTATATCTTGATTAAAtatattacttatttttaaGGAGTGCAATTAATCCTAAAATCCATTTTTCCATTATAcctgttttgcatttttttaggacaaagtttggtaacaaacttagttgtagatTAAAGGCTACAATGccacttaatatattttttttattgaatgtgaattttaacaaatccattattagattatattttattcttatatccttcatgcttgcaaaatttcaagaacatCAAAAATCAAGAGCTATGTCAttgattaaatatttaaatttcaagtttttgtaatataaaattacataaaaaataagtttatgaattgactagtaaataatatccgatttgcatgaaattttatatttgttttaaaaatataaagaacatacaatccaactattagattttcaaaatatataatcatgttaatttttttatttatagttgtagcttaaggttacaactaagtttgtagtcaaactttcattctcaaaaaaaaactttcattctaaaaaaaaaaaaaattttgtagccaaactttgtccttattttaattcttcccttacatttttttttttttttttggttttaaaacaTACTTTAGATTGTAAGGATCATGGTAATTTTGACCACATTTGTAAAAATTGCTCACAGTGTCAagcaattattatataaattttcaatataaTCAATTTACATCATAACTATATTCCTCTATGGTAATTTACTTACGAgttcatatcattttttttttctttttcagatagtatactgggaaaaaaaatgaaaaaagaaacatgAGCTCCAAAGAAAAATGGCatgtatcttcttcttcttctctttttttttttttgcacaatgTTAgctcgtcttttttttttcttttttttttttaaattatataaaaatcaccCCTAAGATTTGGGACTAACCTTAGATACTATcaagactttttaaaaatatctattttttctcCTTAAGCACAAACAACACTTACCATTGTTTGAAAGTTTCCTACTTCTCAAACTCTACTACTTCCTTTTAACAGCTTGTCTTAATGACACAGGTCTCATGATGATTGCATTATGATAATCATATGCACAAAAGACTGTCTGAGTAagaaattgtaaataaataGCAGCCAAAGATGGAAACAATACCAAAGAAGTAGGAGATTTTTCAAGCAGTATTGAGTGGTGTTTGTGGTTTAGGTACAAATTGGATTTATACTTCTTGTGTTTTATAAGCCATCAAAATTGTCATATGACCAAAAAGAGAACGATAAAGATAAATACTAccaaaatttgttataaattctaaacttttttcacgatatacaaaattataagaTCTTGTATGTaatagttcaaaaaaaaaaaaaaaaggaatgggCAAAACCGTAAGGATTTTAGAGCTACAGCATTTATTTGTGTTCAAATTTAGGGCTTAAAAAAATGGCAAACTGACTATATCAATTATCAACCGAAACTGCCCGAacttaatcctttttttttttttaatagttttttcctggttgggtttggttttggtttgtatttttgaaaaaccaaaattgGGCAGTTTGGTCTTGGATTCAGACAATATTAAAGTGGAACTGCATTGAAACTAACCaatatatattgaatatttttttgacGTCAAtgatagaaatatattaataaagaaaggagaaaaacaGAATACAAAAAAAGTGGCTTGGCTTAGGAGCTGTAAATTGATATATACAAATTTTGTCAAGATTGTATTGGTAGGATAGTGGTAAGGACACGTGAGTTTCATGCGTTTATCCTAAGTTCAACCCAGAACTgttctccctttctctctcttttggtcACGCCACTCCTCACACCTTCTACATCGTTCTTGCCTTTCTCCACCTCCCTCCTCATCACCTCTCTCTTATTTTGGTATGTTCTTTGaatctcattttctcttttatgctTGATTAATTGTAAGTTGTTTGCTTGatttttgtgttgtttgttTGCTGAAAATACATGATTTTTAGTATACTTTTGTTGTGTTTTCAAAGCGCTTGGCATTTGGGTGCTGAGAAAAAATGGGAAAACAAAGGGAAATTCTTTTCTTTAACTTGTTTGGTTTTTAACAAATTAGAAGAAACCGAAAACCGACTGACCCAAACCAATTGAAAACCAATTAATTTGGTTCAATTTTCCTTCCCTACCGTTCGATGTTGGTGCCAAATatggcaaaataaaaaattccggCTTGGGGGAAAATTGCCCTTCAACTTGACCGATTTCACCTCTAACACCATTACTTCAATAGAACTGCATTTTTTGAGCCAAggatccttttttttctctctttttttgttatggGTAAGTATTACATGCATGATGCGTCTAGAGTCTAGAAACCCCCCCttccccacacacacacacagcctTACCCTTCATTTAGTACTTTGGGAGTCAAGGATTTACCAGATAAAATCATGAAAACCCTGCTCTTTATACCACCTTATTCAAATGTTCTTCTCAGAGTCCGAGCAACTTCTACTGTAATTCGAGGTACAAAACAGATTTCTGTTCATAGCCTAAGATCAATTTTTGAATGAGTTGCGTTCTCCAGGGCCAAAAAAAACCCCCCACTGCTCTGCCCatataacagtttttttttgcCCCCTTGCATCTATCATTGAGTCTGTCACTTGCTAAACCTCCATTCACAATGCACAATCCCATATGAAACAGCGCACCTGGGCTGGTAATAGCAACAAGATATTATGGAAGTGTCCCTTTGGATTTagcaacaattaaaaaagacgtcaaaaattatatttacaaaaaataatcttGTACATACATGCGCACAGCTTTTGCTCATTGCCACTCAATAAAGGGACACAAAAACTGATGAAATCAGTGCCACAAAATTCTTTATATTTGAAGAGTTTCAACCGAACAAATTTCACTGTAGAAGACAACTGGATCAATTATACATGATTCAATCATATACCGTCTTAGAAGAAGTTTTCTTGTAACTTCATGATGAAATGATAGAAGAATAACAACTCCAGCAAGACAGATACTAGCAAATAGTGGCGCCCAAATAGGAACAGCAGGCCACCTTTCAAATGCTGAATCTTGTCTACGCTCTTATCAGAAGAATAAAACTTCAGATGGAAATGAAGTTGTAAAGAACCCAAACTAGTTGGATGCTTCCGAACACTTAGTGCAAAATCTGTAGCAATCAAAATCTCACCCAGCAAACATGGTCTCTGTAGCTATTTCATGTCTGATCTGTTTTCTCCATTGGAGTCATCCTGTACAGTGTGTGCTCCCCGACGATGGGTAGGAGGGCTATACATCTCCAAACAAGTTAAATTGCCCACCACCCAGCAGAGTTCCATATTACATGaaacaaggggaaaaaaagaaaaaaagaaaaaaagcctgCCGAAGTAAAATCTGCATGCTTAACTTCTGAGAAAGAATTTCTGCCGGTACAGTTACAAATCTCTTGCACTGAGAAAAAGCAGGCCATATATTGCTTCCCCATACTCCTTTTCGCCTCCAATAAAACTCCAAAGCCATCCGACAGTGGCCAAATGTCCTCAAATCACAGTGactgaaattcaattttatttgaagTGCCTAAACTGGGCTGGCTTTGTCAAATGGAACATCCATGTAATCAATGAGATTCAAATTCACAATATTCCGTTCAAAACCCTCTGATAATAGTCATACTGCCTTGTCCGCCATGCATCTAAGCTGCTGCTTATTAGCGAAAGCACCAATGACACACATTGCTGCACAACAGATACCACTATGAAAACAATAGCAACGAAATGTTGTACAGTTAAGAAGGGTAATCAGATTAAATCAAACCTCTTCTGTTAAACTTAAATGGTATCGTTTTCTTAAGTTCTGTATTGTCCGAGGACCACCTTTAAAGCAGGGGAAACCAGAGTCCTGATCCATACATAGAAGAATAGGAGCTTAGTAAACCAGGCATTGTCAATACAGACACTGATAGTAATTTGTCTACACCCACTATCTCACCATGTGCATGATCACACGATTCACACGACATGCACCAACCCACCCACGTACATGCACACAGGTATATGAAGTGTAATCTAAAGTTGGCCAACAAAATGAATCAGAGCCTTCCAATTTGAGGTCGCCTTCAAATTTATAGTTAAATGGTATTGTTTCCATGCCATTATCCGTACAAGTCCTTGAAAACCTTAGATGGCTGAGTTGTGTCCAAACCAGACATGGAGAATGGTGTGGTGAAACAAGGGTGCAGGTCAAAGAAGAGTTTCAACCTGACCACCCACAAAACTACTATACCCACCAGAGGATTGTGCACTTCATTAAATGCAAGCCCTTGGGCCCATAAATCACATAGACTAGGTTtgtaaaacaaaagtaaatatt
It encodes:
- the LOC142623820 gene encoding uncharacterized protein LOC142623820 gives rise to the protein MESSNSGLDFEFPVEESTIYSDLGDLGYTAGQSEDGYDLSTGSPDNCLYMSDLEKPLNFAPEAGESHHVPSNGLYAGYNDYTDAELFPSNSCGAAQLISLSDLSDPLPQRPCGFMNVSRNGAIEAAFPFDVSEIIEELGDLGNTSGLSHKETAEAAFLFDVSEIIEELGDLGNTSGFSHNETSDAAFPFDVSEIIEELGDLGYKSGLNHNGTADAAFPFDVSAIIDELGDLGNTSGLVHNGTIEAASPFDVSEILEEWGDLCNTSGLGHNFSTCSLDDCINIEDLEKLLNCLAEADESQQTVCSNKKDRKRKRKERN